The Odocoileus virginianus isolate 20LAN1187 ecotype Illinois chromosome 3, Ovbor_1.2, whole genome shotgun sequence genome includes a window with the following:
- the OR2Z1 gene encoding LOW QUALITY PROTEIN: olfactory receptor 2Z1 (The sequence of the model RefSeq protein was modified relative to this genomic sequence to represent the inferred CDS: substituted 1 base at 1 genomic stop codon) encodes MTDVNQSVASDFILVGLFSRSGSPQLLFFLVAVMFIMGLLGNATLLLLICVDSRLHTPMYFLLGQLSLFDVGFPLVTIPKTASDFLQGEGSISFGGCAAQIFFLTLMGVAEGVLLALMSYDRYVAVCHPLQYSLLMRRWVCLLMVTSSWLAGVLNACTQTSITLHFPYCASHTVDHFFCEVPALLKLSCADTSAYELALSTSGVLILVLPLSLIATSYGHVLGAVLRMRXEEARHKAFTTCSSHITAVGLFYGAAVFMYMVPGAYHSPCQDNMVSLFYSLITPTLNPLIYSLRNREVWTALVKVLRRAGRKAK; translated from the coding sequence ATGACAGATGTGAATCAGTCAGTGGCCTCTGACTTCATTCTGGTGGGCCTCTTCAGCCGCTCAGGGTCACCCCAGCTACTCTTCTTCCTGGTGGCTGTCATGTTTATCATGGGGCTTCTGGGCAACGCCACTCTGCTCCTCCTGATCTGCGTGGACTCCCGGCTCCACACACCGATGTATTTTCTGCTGGGTCAGCTCTCCCTGTTTGATGTTGGCTTCCCGCTGGTCACCATCCCCAAGACGGCCTCAGACTTTCTGCAGGGAGAAGGTTCCATCTCCTTCGGGGGTTGTGCAGCTCAGATATTCTTCCTCACGCTGATGGGTGTGGCTGAGGGCGTCCTGTTGGCCCTCATGTCCTATGACCGTTATGTGGCTGTGTGCCATCCGCTGCAGTATTCTCTGCTCATGAGGCGCTGGGTGTGCCTGCTCATGGTGACCTCCTCCTGGCTGGCGGGTGTGCTCAATGCCTGCACCCAGACCTCCATCACTCTGCACTTCCCCTACTGTGCCTCGCACACCGTGGACCACTTCTTTTGTGAGGTGCCCGCGCTGCTGAAGCTCTCCTGTGCGGACACGTCCGCCTATGAACTGGCGCTGTCCACCTCGGGAGTGCTGATCCTGGTGCTTCCGCTTTCCCTCATTGCCACCTCCTATGGCCACGTGTTGGGGGCTGTTCTACGTATGCGCTGAGAGGAGGCTCGCCACAAGGCCTTCACCACCTGCTCCTCACACATCACAGCAGTGGGACTCTTCTATGGCGCAGCCGTGTTCATGTACATGGTCCCGGGTGCCTACCACAGCCCATGCCAGGACAACATGGTCTCCCTGTTCTACAGCCTTATCACCCCCACACTCAACCCCCTCATATACAGCCTGAGGAACCGGGAAGTGTGGACGGCTTTGGTCAAAGTTCTCCGCAGAGCTGGGCGCAAGGCAAAGTGA